The DNA sequence ATATGTTGTTACAGACTATtgaaggatatatatatatatatatttgtttttaagaTTAGGtcctttttttgctttttgcttcaTTTGATTCCTTTTCTTGTTGCTTGTCTGTCCTGTCTGAATGGAAATTTCTTGTGACGACTGCAATAAGTTTGATTCAGTCCATCACAGTGATGGTTTTATGACAGGGAGGGAGAGTCAGAGAGACGTCGcttctctatttatttttacctcctgCTCTTCCTTACCAATAAAACATTGGCCGCAGCAATTTCTGGCCATTCTGTTGATTAGATTTAAGGTTGACTGACATTTGCCTTTTTCCTTTTCAGGAAAGataaatatcaatcaataatGTACATTGATGTATACTATCAGTTCATAAAAGTATGATTGTTTAAAAGATGTAATCCCTAAAACCATTTGCATATGACCATCAGGGGgatggtaaaaaaataatggcATCCTATTGTACTGCTTTGTGTGTATGTCTTTAAAAGTCCTAAAATTTtatccaaatgtgtttttgctaTTGTATTTCCACAATGATGATGTTTATAATATTTCATTATAGACCTTCTGACATCTTAAAGTGTTCTTTCTGCacataatacaataaaatattatataaaaTTTGCCATTGCCATTTTTTTTCAGTTACTAATTCAAAATTCAGGTTTAAACAAGTCAAATGTACAATAAGAAGACATGTTTCCCTGTGCAATggaattatttatttgctgtttacaatgaaagccaaacaaacaaacaataacagTCTGTTTTTGTATCGGGATATATTTAATAGATGACgcaaataaaaactatttctgTTTTCCTGTGCTGCTCACGTACAGGTATGTTTAATATTTGAAGCATGCTGGAATGTGAGCGTTCCGGGTGTTTACAAAAGTGGACTGTACCATTAAAGGTGAGAGGGGCTGCTGTCAAGTTGTTTACATGTTACATGTATGTAAGTTGgaggaagtttaaaataaattctgcGATAAGATCAGTTTTCAGTAAAATAATCTAATATTAATATGGTCTAAAGTCAACTCTGGCAGTCTGCAAACAAACAACGAAATGTGGAGTCGTGGACTCGTCCGCCGTTTCTCTGCAGTGGATATGGCGTCACTGAAGAAGTGTGGGAGTCGAGAAACTTCGCCCATGTAAATAATATCACCGAGCAAGCTGCGTTACAAGCGGCAATAAGAAATAGGCTCAATAGGTACATTAGTTAAACAGCGTGTCTTAAGTATGCCTCGGAAAAAGCCATTTAgcaacaaacagaagaagaaacagctACAGATCAAACGGGAGCGAAAGAGAGGGACCGGTACGTTTGCTGTTAGCTTTAAACACGCTAGCTTTAGCAGTTTAGCTAACGATTTGTGCAGAGCATCACGTTTTATGTGTGAGTGGAGAGTTGGGTCGAGCAGGATTTCAAATCCTTCTTAGATAGCGAGATAGCGTGTAAAACAAACAACCAGCTTCTTCGGTTTGCTAGCTGTAATGCGAAATGTTATACATAATACAATGTCTATATGAGTTGCCTTTGAACTTGACTTAAATATTATATTGTTTTAGTGTCACCATCTGGACAAAATATGATCTAACATtccattcaataaaaaaaactcggGACTATGTAATTGACTTTAAAATGTCCCTTTATTGTCTGAGTTCAAGCTGTTAGTGTTGACTTCTCAGAACGATTTGAAACCTCCCTGGACTTGACTCCTGATACCAGCATATCGATCAATAATCATATCAGATAATATATGTGGAGAAGGTAGATTTTGGTATTGAAAATCCTTATAACGTTCATTTGACTGATCTATGACTGGCAATGATTTTTTAGGTGAAACCGGTTGTGGCGTAGAGTTGGGAGGACAAGAGTCGGACACCTCTGACAGTGAGACGACTGATGTTAGGAGGATCAATCAGCAGCCCGCCAGCGCAGAAGGTCGATATGACCCCAACAGGTGAGTTACCAGCATAAATACTAATCCTCATTTTATGGAGTTATGAAGGAGATAACAAGTTGGATGGAAGTTCCCTGCTAACAAAGACACATTTAATATGTTTCCATCTAAAAGAAAAAgcgtttgatttgtttttttaaagggtgTAATGTGATGTTGGTATTTTATCTTATGTTTGGAAGCATTGcaacaaaatacaaaagtaaATCTCACCGACATCCGCTCTCATTCTCCCTGCCAGGTTCCGACTGCACTTTGAAAACGAGAGTaaagaggaagtggaaaagagaaagaaattgtGCATGGAAAAGTTGCTGCAGCCCGTATCAGACAAAGAACTTGAGGTCAACATCGATGACATCTACCCCTTAGAGAAAGGTCTTCCACATGACAATCTCAAGCGAAGTAGGTTAAGGGAGTGGCTCACGGCTTGAACCTGCTGAAACTTCATTATTCACTGCTAGGTCTCGGTTTCCCACAACGGCCACCCTGGAATTATTCGATGGCGCGGGAGGTCCTgctgaggaaagaggagaagtCATACAGACACTACCTGGATGATCTGAACTACAGAAACCTACCTGGCTCTCTCAGCCACTTTGAACACAATCTAGAGGTGGGTTGTGTAAAATGGATACTCTTTGGGCTCCCTAGTTTGTTCTTTCAGTAGCTGCAGTAAAAATAGTGTGTTGACATTTTTGCACACAAACATgttcattatttatcattttagtCTGGTTATCTAGATTGCATTAAACCAGTTTCATCAATGTGTCCCATGATTTTTAATAAGTTTCCTTCTTTTGAGTATTTGTCCATAATTGAATATTttcattgaaatgtaaaaacttTGTTAGTGATGGAGAGAATTATTCAGAAAATGCCATGGAAGTCTAGTATCTGTACTAGAATCTGTAAATGTCTAATTATATCCAAGATGGTGTTCATGAGTTAAACTTAATCGTTAATTGTTTTAAAGTTGCATTGTGCAAGGATTTGCAAGCGTTTTGACGTACCTCTGCATTGCCGTGTTGTTCGTATTGCTCAGGCTGTGCGAATGGTGACGTCattcatcaaaatcaaaaacagaTTATTGCAGATAATTAAATTTTAAAGCGTAGGCTGAGCTCAGGAGGCACGTCGCAGCGTGAGCATTCATTGAGCAGCTGGTGGTGTCTCTCAGTAATCTAGAGATGCTGACGCTTTAAGTGGCACTAAGGATCAAAATGATGGAATATATGCCACATATATTCCATGTGGTTGTGTTGTTTTGCCCATTGTGCTCTTGCTCAATGTGAAAAGACTCCACTTCATCAAATTATATCCCATTATCAGCAGTACATTGTCCCGGTGCTGGTTAAAAGTTAAAAAGCTGTCACAGAGTTCTTTCTAGTTACAGAAAAAGatgttgctgtttgttttttaatcgtTCAGCCCTTAATTATAGAAGAAGGGCTGCTTTGAACCTCACCTCACGTTCCACATCTGTGTTGACTTTTAGACATGGCGGCAGCTTTGGAGAGTGCTGGAGATGTCGGACGTAATCCTGCTTATTGTGGACATCAGACACCCGGTAGGTGGTTCTGTAAGACGAAGCCTCCAGACTGGATCTGAGCACTAGATGGAGACACAGTCAAAGTCCATCTGAGCGTCAACGTGAATTATTGATTAGCAAATACATGCTGCacgctttttattttcatgtggtCCACTAAAATTATTATCTATAAATATGTTATTGTTCGACacttttaaatttaaaattggATTTGGTCATTTCCATCATGAGAGTCTCCTTAAATATTCGTTATATTGTCATATCTTTGCTTATGAACTCACAGAAAATGGTCACATTTAATAGTTTGCTGTCTTCACCACTTTCAATTGCTTCTTTTGGGTCTAATTATAACATAAGCTCATAAGATAAGTACTTATTCTAACAAGTCGAATATACTTTATGAGTTCACATCTTACGTTTATAGTTTCCAGTGTGGGTATGTACGTGAAGTTGAAAGCGCAGAGACTTCTTGTGTTGGTATTTGTGGgaatattttagtttattacTTCTgttcactatttttttttatgtgaacaaGAGACAGGCTCTTCTAAATCCACGCAGGTGCTGCAGTTCCCTCCATCCCTGTATCACTACATCACACGAGAGCTCCAAAAGAAGGTGGTGCTGGTGTTGAACAAAATTGACCTGTGTCCTCCCCCAGTGGTGATTGCCTGGAAACACTACATGACCTCCCAATTTCCCCACCTGCAAATAGTGTGCTTcacctcccaccctggacagcCCTACAGTACAGGTGTGGGGCAAATAAttgcaaatatattttagtGCTGCGTCTCTGGTTTTAATAACAATCTATTTTTCATGTTGCCTGTTGCTTGTAGTGCTccaaaagaagaagacgaggaggaaggctGGCTCGAGTCAAGCAGGAGGTCCTATAGATATCCTAAAGGCATGTCAGGACATCGCCGAAGGCTACGGTGATTGTCTCTCCGCCGCCACAATCTTCACCAAACATTCTAGATCTGTGATAGCGCAGCCGTCTCGGTGGCATTATTTTTTACCTTGAAGTCGAGCATGTTTGTGTTGCATCGTTCTGGGTGTCGAccgatttctttctttctttctttttaaagttgACATGTCCAGCTGGGAGCTGAAGATTCAGAGAGATTCTGTCGCGGAGCGTCGTGACGAACAGCAGCCGGATGAAGGCGAGTCGGTGCTGATGGAACATCAGAGTGACAGTACTATGGAAATCAGCAGCCCATCGCAGGAGCTCTACAAAGATGGGGTTCTGACACTGGGCTGCGTCGGTACGGAGCGATAGGAAGTTGTTGCCATATTCAGCAGTTTAACAAACCCAACCAAATTATAACCAGAATTTACATgaggctttttttcccccccacaggCTTTCCAAATGTTGGCAAGTCATCTGTTATAAACAGCTTGGTGGGGAGGAAGGTGGTAAGTGTTTCTCGGACCCCAGGCCACACCAAATACTTCCAGACCTACTACCTCACCCCGACGGTCAAACTCTGCGACTGCCCTGGACTGGTTTTCCCCTCCTGCGTTAATAAAGAGCTCCAGGTACGAgttcatgtttgtgtatttgagaGCAGACGTGACTTTAACTTTACTTTTCCTTTTCACCTCAAACTGAAGTTAATTTTGTCTGGCAGCGTTCTCACACACCTCTGGGATAAGTGTATTGTTTCGTACAGTCCCacaggttttgtttgttttgctcttcCTTAGTTCCACGGGTGTATTGGGGTAACGTCTGTTAAACTCTGCGGTATTGGGAATGGTTTTCGCTCTGATTTATCGTAAccatgtttttctctttccatcttGGCTTTTTTATTTCTCGCGTCCGTTTTTCCCGTAGATCCTGGCAGGCATCTATCCGGTATCACAGCTGCGGGAGCCCTACAGCTCAGTTGGTTATCTGTGCGAAAGGACCTCGTTCTTATCCGTGCTGAAGCTCAAACATCCTAGTTTGCTAGAAAATGACTGCCGTCAAGGAGACCGCAGTTCTGACGAGCTCAAGTGGACTGCCTGGGATGTTTGTGAGGGTAAATAATCTCTGAGAGATACTGATCATGTGGcatttgatttcttttaaaaCCTTTCAGAAAAGCCAGTAATGTGTATAACGCTCATTAATCTTTGTGGCTCATCTCACCAATCCCAAAACACGGACGTGCATCTCTCAGTATCGccgtcttttttttattttgagcaaGAGTGTCTTTCTCTTTGTGCAATCCTTAGCATGGGCGGAGAGGAGAGGCTATAAGACGGCAAAAGCAGCTCGCAATGATGTTTACCGTGCAGCTAACAGTCTTCTACGGTTGGCAATTGATGGCAGATTGTGCCTCTGTTTAAGGCCGCCAGGCTACAGCTGCctcagaggtaaaaaaaataaagaaagaaaggactTCTTCAGAGTATTTGTAAAGTTAAAATGGAATGTTGACAGAAGCCATTTATTTTGGGGGGATTATCTGTGGTCTGCAGAGCATTGGGAAAATCACCCAGGCTTGCCGGAAATCGTTGCCCTTCAAGGAAGGAGGACAGAGCAGGCTGAagaaggagagcgagaggatgaagaggatggggAGTCCAGCACTGAgtcagaggaagagagagatcGAGATGCAGATGACGATGAGGATggggatgatgaagatgaggggtTTGGACATCCTAAGCCGAAGGATGATAAATCATGTGGCTTCACCGTCAACATGTACAATGTCCTTCGGGAAAATGAGTGCGAGTGATGAAGGAAAGACGATCAAGGAGACGGAAGTTGTTCCTCTTCCATCACATTTTCCACTTCTCATTCCTCATTTTCCTAAATCTGCATTCCTTCTCATCTTTTCTTTGTGATGCTATATAATCTCTTTGAATTCATGGATCCATGATTTATTTGAAGTCATGGATTgacatgattgattgattgatatgttgttgttttttcatcctATTACTCGGAACACATATCGTGTATTTCATACTGTATCTTTTTCTCTTGTTCATTCAGTGAGAGTATTCTTAATGCTGCTTCCAGGAATGAGCGtggtttgatttaatttaatcttattttttccagcatgttCTCATGAGAAACGGaggaaaaacaactttattcaATCTGGAATggtttttattctctttattgATAACAGCTGAGATGCCAAAGTTCAGGCCAGGATGATTCAATTGTTGATATGATGTCATTCACTGGAGCAGCTTTCATGGCGGCTGGAAGTTTATGAATGCAACTCCATGGCTTCTTTAAGGACATTTGTTTGTCATAAAAGTAGTTCAAGGATGGCAGATAGGGGAGATATAAGATATAAGCAATATAGATAGTTTTTGTGACACCAGTATTACAATTCTGCTAGaggtttatttttctgaaatgttttgtaGGTTATGAAGAATGTCGGAGTGATATTTGGTTTGTTTCTTCACTGTAAGCAGGAAATGTGGATAATTGAATCCAAGGCTGTTTAACCTGTTGTGTTTTAAGTTAAATGCAGGATTTTAGCTACGGTTATTCAACAAATGTATTTGCTAATGGAGACATTGGCTTTGATCCCAGcaatatttcatttttcctgCGGCCACATCTTTGGATCAATCGTTCTGGACTAGTAATGAATCCGCTCCAATCCCGGACACTGTATTATCGTTTGCTGTCGACGCTCCTCATTCATTTTTTCACTGAGGGCGACTTTACAGCACCCTTACTGTGCTACTGTGTAATTCATCGAGCTGCAGCAATTCCTGCTATCAGTGCAGCGCGAGGCAATCATTCAGCtctgctttgctgttgcacagAACGGATGTTTGAATTTCTTTATGTTATggattttttgcttttttggaaATACCAATACTGTCAGCATCCAGAGTGTGTCATGAAGGCTCGAGGCGTGTTCAAACGGTTTCCTCATTTCATTCCGAGTACTCCTAATGATGACTGGACTGCTTTctgcaataaagaaaaaaaccttGAAACAATGAAGGTGTCTGAGATGGTGTTTGGCAAGTGTAGTATATAAACTTGCAACCTGTGttaagtgtatttatttagagACAATGAAATTACACTCATTTTAGATCATGTTTGAATTTGTACTTTAGGGGAGCTGCTCATATTATAAATTACTGGCGTCTGCCGTGTCACTGTAagcaatacttttttttatgaggGTGATTATCACAACACTGTcatgctgctactactactgtattttcCGCTTgtcccacttcaccctgtcctttgccaACTGTCATGCACACCTTCGACTACCACAATCAATTCATGGGTGAGCTGAGACTGCGTAATGATGATCACCAGTGAGCATTGCCACAATCATCATTTAAGGAATAGAAGTGGGTGTAAATTGCCTCATTTTACATAATTTGGATTCACAGCCTGCTTGTGTGGTACTCAGAAACACAATTCACTGACTAGATAAACTCAGTAGGAAGAGACAAATGGTCTGGGATTGCTCCTCATTCGCAGTCGTAGCATGAACTGCTTTATTTCCTAAATCAAAAATGTAACACAGTGTGGACCTCCAAACTGTGATTACAGCAGAAAAAGGCCCCAGATTTACCAGGCTGGTTTTCCTGAAGTACGGTGCCACAAATTTAAAAGCTATTAACAAAATTCTGCTGTGCTAAATGTCTTTACATTGGTCACACCTATAATATCCATGTGGTTTGAATTTGGTCTCTTTTTCTTGGAACGCTTTCTCATGATGCAATCAGTTTGTtgtgcagacccccccccccccccccccccaatatggGTGACACTGGGGAGTAAAGAATTGGTTTCTTATGCTCATAAGCAGAGCAGTCAGATTCATTAGTCTGGTTATTATGTTCCTGAGACACACAAGGCTGAGAAGGAGTGGGAAGTTGTattaggagaaagaaaagaatctCTCGAGAAGAAGGAGAACGACAATAGCcattaatattaatgttttcctcagacaaaatgttaaaataaaatgtccccGTTGGTTTTACGGAAACTGTATAATGAGACTTGTAGAAAGTCTCATTATACTATATTGTAGTTCTATATCTCAGCTGGCAGGTACACCGCTGTGGTCACTAGAGGGCTATCAAAGCCAGCAATAAATAATCACCACCATCATTGTGCACATGCATCTCGTTTATGGTGTTAGGACTGAGTGTGTGCAGCAGTATTTTACATGGTATTACAAGCATGATCGGATTTATCACCTTTATAAAAAGGTGG is a window from the Brachionichthys hirsutus isolate HB-005 unplaced genomic scaffold, CSIRO-AGI_Bhir_v1 contig_763, whole genome shotgun sequence genome containing:
- the LOC137916907 gene encoding guanine nucleotide-binding protein-like 1: MPRKKPFSNKQKKKQLQIKRERKRGTGETGCGVELGGQESDTSDSETTDVRRINQQPASAEGRYDPNRFRLHFENESKEEVEKRKKLCMEKLLQPVSDKELEVNIDDIYPLEKGLGFPQRPPWNYSMAREVLLRKEEKSYRHYLDDLNYRNLPGSLSHFEHNLETWRQLWRVLEMSDVILLIVDIRHPVLQFPPSLYHYITRELQKKVVLVLNKIDLCPPPVVIAWKHYMTSQFPHLQIVCFTSHPGQPYSTVLQKKKTRRKAGSSQAGGPIDILKACQDIAEGYVDMSSWELKIQRDSVAERRDEQQPDEGESVLMEHQSDSTMEISSPSQELYKDGVLTLGCVGFPNVGKSSVINSLVGRKVVSVSRTPGHTKYFQTYYLTPTVKLCDCPGLVFPSCVNKELQILAGIYPVSQLREPYSSVGYLCERTSFLSVLKLKHPSLLENDCRQGDRSSDELKWTAWDVCEAWAERRGYKTAKAARNDVYRAANSLLRLAIDGRLCLCLRPPGYSCLREHWENHPGLPEIVALQGRRTEQAEEGEREDEEDGESSTESEEERDRDADDDEDGDDEDEGFGHPKPKDDKSCGFTVNMYNVLRENECE